One part of the Streptomyces nigra genome encodes these proteins:
- a CDS encoding dipeptide epimerase — translation MRTSLHTVRLELAEPLRISRSTMSARDAVRLSLEHEGLTGQGEAVSSVYYRLDAVALARHFTAMDADLDRYPDPETALVALSTGELAGDGTPPAVTAAVEAALLDLVGKRAGKPVHRLLGTEGTPVAATARTIGITSPSRAAAQARALAASGFQVLKVKAGATDPEEDVERVRVVRDAAPRARLLLDPNGAWTAVQARDLLPRFAALGVEAVEQPLAPGDPEGLAALAERSPLPVIADEDAVDLEDVHRLAGRVHGVNVKLAKCGGVYAALRIAEAIDGSGTRLMLGCLVASTLGIAPAVHLADRARWTDLDGHLLLAHDPWSGIGGADGLVRASGSPGLGVAPRDGAPRDGAP, via the coding sequence ATGAGGACCAGCCTGCACACCGTCCGCCTGGAGCTCGCCGAACCGTTGCGCATCTCCCGTTCGACGATGTCCGCCCGTGACGCCGTCCGGCTGAGCCTCGAGCATGAGGGCCTGACCGGTCAAGGCGAGGCCGTCAGCAGCGTCTACTACCGGCTCGACGCCGTGGCACTCGCTCGGCACTTCACCGCCATGGACGCGGACCTGGACCGCTACCCCGACCCCGAGACCGCCCTGGTAGCACTCAGCACGGGTGAGTTGGCCGGCGACGGCACTCCCCCGGCCGTGACCGCCGCCGTCGAGGCGGCCCTTCTGGACCTGGTCGGCAAGCGCGCGGGCAAGCCCGTGCACCGTCTCCTGGGTACCGAAGGCACCCCGGTCGCGGCCACCGCCCGCACCATCGGCATCACCTCGCCTTCGCGTGCGGCAGCCCAGGCCCGCGCCCTCGCGGCGAGCGGCTTCCAGGTGCTGAAGGTGAAGGCGGGGGCGACCGATCCGGAGGAGGACGTCGAGCGCGTCCGGGTCGTCCGGGACGCCGCGCCCCGCGCGCGGCTGCTCCTCGACCCGAACGGCGCCTGGACCGCCGTACAAGCCCGGGACTTGCTGCCCCGTTTCGCCGCGCTCGGTGTCGAGGCCGTCGAGCAGCCTCTCGCCCCCGGTGACCCGGAAGGGCTGGCCGCGCTGGCCGAGCGGTCACCGCTGCCCGTCATCGCCGACGAGGACGCCGTCGACCTGGAGGACGTGCACCGCCTGGCCGGGCGCGTCCACGGCGTCAACGTCAAGCTCGCCAAGTGCGGCGGGGTGTACGCGGCCCTGCGCATCGCCGAGGCGATCGACGGCAGCGGCACGCGACTGATGCTGGGTTGTCTGGTCGCCAGCACGCTGGGGATCGCGCCCGCCGTGCACCTCGCCGACCGGGCCCGCTGGACCGATCTGGACGGGCATCTGCTGCTCGCGCACGACCCGTGGAGCGGCATCGGCGGTGCGGACGGCCTGGTGCGGGCGAGCGGATCGCCGGGACTGGGCGTCGCGCCGCGGGACGGGGCGCCGCGGGACGGAGCGCCGTGA
- a CDS encoding MFS transporter, translated as MKTWHEIRSLPPAVRLLLVNQLGVNTGFYLLIPYLATHLTENLGLSAAVVGVVLGVRNLSQQGLFVIGGTASDRLGARGVIIAGCALRTAGFALFALGDDLAVLLAASVLSGFAGALFNPAVRAYVAQETEGRRAEAFALFNVFATTGALIGPLLGSALLLVDFRTSALTAAGIFAVLTVAQALLLPPRPVEPTGGGVLADWREVLGNRAFLAFALAVSGLFTLESQLYLLLPDAARRATGWDGAAGLVFVVGALASLLLQLRLTRALKRRGDRARWVATGLCLMGAAFLPPLLVATASSGPDDPALRLLPVLAGALLLYLGVMVAQPFVMDLIPAFGRPALTGTHFGLFYVVSGVVAAIGNAVVGWAMDTGRDGDAAWLPWACCVLTGLASALGVLRLRRLGSLPAPPHLPVPTAAVRGRTPA; from the coding sequence GTGAAGACCTGGCACGAGATACGCAGCCTGCCCCCCGCCGTCCGTCTTCTGCTGGTCAATCAGCTCGGCGTCAACACCGGTTTCTACCTGCTCATCCCCTACCTCGCCACCCACCTCACCGAGAACCTGGGCCTGTCGGCCGCCGTCGTCGGCGTCGTCCTGGGGGTCAGGAACCTCAGCCAGCAGGGCTTGTTCGTCATCGGCGGCACCGCCTCCGACCGGCTGGGCGCGCGAGGCGTCATCATCGCCGGCTGCGCCCTGCGCACCGCCGGATTCGCGCTGTTCGCGCTCGGCGACGACCTGGCCGTCCTGCTCGCGGCGTCCGTCCTCAGCGGGTTCGCGGGGGCGCTGTTCAACCCCGCCGTCCGGGCCTATGTCGCACAGGAGACCGAGGGACGCAGGGCCGAGGCGTTCGCCCTGTTCAACGTGTTCGCCACCACCGGCGCGCTGATCGGTCCGCTGCTGGGCAGCGCGCTGCTGCTGGTCGACTTCCGTACCTCGGCACTGACCGCCGCCGGAATATTCGCGGTCCTGACGGTCGCACAGGCCCTGCTGCTTCCCCCCCGGCCGGTCGAGCCGACCGGGGGCGGGGTGCTCGCCGACTGGCGGGAGGTGCTGGGCAACCGCGCCTTCCTGGCCTTCGCGCTCGCCGTGTCCGGCCTGTTCACCCTGGAGAGCCAGCTGTATCTGCTGCTGCCCGACGCGGCACGGCGGGCCACCGGCTGGGACGGTGCCGCCGGACTGGTCTTCGTCGTCGGCGCCCTCGCGAGCCTCCTGCTGCAACTGCGCCTGACCCGTGCGCTCAAGCGGCGCGGGGACCGGGCCCGTTGGGTGGCGACGGGGCTGTGCCTGATGGGGGCGGCGTTCCTGCCGCCCCTCCTGGTCGCCACGGCGTCCAGCGGGCCGGACGACCCGGCGCTGCGATTGCTGCCCGTGCTGGCGGGCGCCCTGCTGCTGTACCTCGGGGTGATGGTCGCCCAGCCGTTCGTGATGGACCTGATCCCCGCCTTCGGCCGGCCCGCACTGACCGGCACCCACTTCGGCCTCTTCTACGTCGTCTCCGGTGTCGTCGCCGCGATCGGCAACGCAGTTGTCGGCTGGGCCATGGACACCGGGCGAGACGGCGACGCCGCGTGGCTGCCCTGGGCGTGCTGCGTGCTGACCGGACTCGCCTCGGCGCTCGGCGTCCTGCGGCTGCGCCGCCTGGGATCGCTGCCCGCGCCGCCCCATCTCCCTGTCCCCACCGCCGCCGTACGAGGAAGGACCCCGGCATGA
- a CDS encoding class I SAM-dependent DNA methyltransferase: MTSAGHNLLTDHPALYEARFPDPDRLAARWTQDCLRRHGAGNRVLDMGCGTGRDTAWLHGAGRAVIGADLSESMLAHAREHHPGPEYVRADLHGFDLGREVCDAVVCLDSALLYCHTNDQLDGFLSSCRHALAPGGLLVAEMRNGAYFLGRTDLLDTPRSDAFTWQGTVHRSVTTLTVDRTGQLLRRRRVWTADDGTGPVEQRSAWRLLFPQELRYVLAAHGFDVLELHDGPGPRTEPLWREGLLPGHTTDADRLHVVARLTHPSTGTITAPIAH; this comes from the coding sequence ATGACCTCCGCGGGGCACAACCTGCTCACCGACCACCCCGCCCTGTACGAGGCCCGCTTCCCCGACCCCGACCGCCTGGCCGCACGCTGGACGCAGGACTGCCTGCGACGGCACGGCGCCGGCAACCGTGTCCTGGACATGGGCTGCGGAACCGGCCGTGACACGGCGTGGCTGCACGGTGCCGGGCGCGCGGTGATCGGCGCGGACCTCTCCGAGTCGATGCTCGCCCACGCCCGCGAGCATCACCCCGGACCCGAGTACGTCCGCGCCGACCTGCACGGATTCGACCTCGGGCGCGAGGTGTGCGACGCCGTGGTGTGCCTGGACAGTGCGCTGCTGTACTGCCACACCAACGACCAGCTGGACGGTTTCCTGTCCTCCTGCCGCCACGCCCTCGCACCGGGCGGCCTGCTCGTCGCGGAGATGCGCAACGGCGCGTACTTCCTCGGCCGCACCGACCTCCTCGACACGCCCAGGTCCGACGCGTTCACCTGGCAGGGCACCGTCCACCGGTCCGTCACCACCCTCACGGTGGACCGTACGGGCCAACTGCTGCGCCGCAGGCGCGTGTGGACCGCCGACGACGGCACGGGACCCGTCGAGCAGCGGTCCGCGTGGCGGCTGCTGTTCCCGCAGGAGCTGCGGTACGTGCTGGCCGCTCACGGCTTCGACGTCCTGGAGCTCCACGACGGACCGGGGCCGCGCACCGAACCGCTCTGGCGCGAGGGCCTGCTCCCCGGGCACACCACCGACGCCGACCGGCTGCACGTGGTGGCCCGTCTCACCCACCCGTCCACCGGCACCATCACCGCCCCGATCGCTCACTGA
- a CDS encoding ABC transporter substrate-binding protein, with product MHDVSTDRPSSFPELRRRGFLAATGVGALALAGCGGPGTDDGAGKDDGSPTKGGRLRAAFAGGGASETLDPHLANLFADVARAKALFDKLADYGADLSAVPRLADRWEPNKALDRWQVTLRKAVFHDGSPVTAKDVLYSYRRIADPKQAFRAKASLEPIDLDASRATGARSLEFVLKRPTAEFPNVLAAFGAYIVPEGATEFDEKPVGSGPFRFVSFTPGRSAVFRRHDAYWEGAPHLDEIEFVVANEESARVNALLGGQVEYAHELNPTTARAHEDKGRIEIVRLRGSAMQAFCMKTDRPPFDDPRVRQAFFLIADRRELVDGALSGAGEVGNDLFGKGYEYYADGLPQREQDLGRARSLLKRAGAEDLKVTLDTSAVAAGFTEAAGIFRDQAKKAGVTVDVRMGSKDSYWSDILDNGALCCYRSGAMPIEAHISQRLLTDSTTNATKWRHKDFDALYQQAQSTRDKAERAAVYERMQRRLYAEGGFLVWGFADWIIGTARNVKGVDAKAPANTLDWARFDTVWLA from the coding sequence ATGCACGACGTTTCGACCGACCGTCCCTCCTCCTTCCCCGAGCTGCGCCGCCGCGGCTTCCTCGCCGCGACCGGCGTCGGCGCGCTCGCCCTGGCCGGGTGCGGCGGGCCCGGCACCGACGACGGGGCCGGCAAGGACGACGGCTCGCCCACGAAGGGCGGGCGGCTGCGCGCCGCGTTCGCCGGCGGAGGTGCGAGCGAGACCCTCGACCCGCACCTCGCCAACCTGTTCGCCGACGTCGCCCGTGCCAAGGCCCTGTTCGACAAGCTCGCCGACTACGGCGCCGACCTGTCCGCCGTACCCCGCCTCGCGGACAGATGGGAACCCAACAAGGCGCTGGACCGCTGGCAGGTCACCCTGCGCAAGGCCGTCTTCCACGACGGCAGCCCCGTCACCGCGAAGGACGTCCTCTACAGCTACCGCCGGATCGCCGACCCGAAGCAGGCGTTCCGCGCCAAGGCGTCCCTCGAACCCATCGACCTCGACGCCAGCCGCGCCACCGGCGCACGCTCCCTCGAGTTCGTGCTCAAGCGGCCCACGGCCGAATTCCCCAACGTGCTGGCCGCGTTCGGCGCCTACATCGTGCCCGAGGGCGCCACCGAGTTCGACGAGAAGCCGGTCGGCTCCGGTCCCTTCCGCTTCGTGTCCTTCACGCCCGGCCGCTCGGCGGTCTTCCGCCGCCACGACGCCTACTGGGAGGGCGCCCCGCACCTCGACGAGATCGAGTTCGTCGTGGCGAACGAGGAGTCGGCCCGGGTCAACGCGCTGCTCGGCGGGCAGGTCGAGTACGCGCACGAACTCAACCCCACCACCGCACGCGCCCACGAGGACAAGGGGCGGATCGAGATCGTGCGGCTGCGGGGCAGCGCCATGCAGGCGTTCTGCATGAAGACCGACCGGCCGCCCTTCGACGACCCGAGGGTGCGCCAGGCGTTCTTCCTCATCGCCGACCGCCGGGAACTCGTCGACGGCGCGCTGTCCGGCGCGGGCGAGGTGGGCAACGACCTGTTCGGCAAGGGGTACGAGTACTACGCGGACGGTCTGCCCCAGCGCGAACAGGACCTCGGCAGGGCCCGCTCCCTGCTGAAGCGAGCCGGCGCCGAGGATCTGAAGGTCACCCTGGACACCTCCGCCGTCGCCGCCGGGTTCACCGAGGCCGCCGGCATCTTCCGCGACCAGGCGAAGAAGGCCGGGGTCACCGTCGACGTGAGGATGGGCAGCAAGGACTCCTACTGGAGCGACATCCTCGACAACGGCGCCCTGTGCTGCTACCGCTCCGGCGCCATGCCCATCGAGGCGCACATCTCCCAGCGGCTGCTCACCGACTCCACCACCAACGCCACCAAGTGGCGGCACAAGGACTTCGACGCGCTCTACCAGCAGGCCCAGTCCACCCGCGACAAGGCCGAACGCGCCGCAGTCTACGAGCGCATGCAGCGCCGTCTGTACGCCGAGGGCGGCTTCCTGGTGTGGGGATTCGCGGACTGGATCATCGGAACGGCCCGCAACGTCAAGGGAGTCGACGCGAAGGCGCCCGCCAACACCCTGGACTGGGCCCGGTTCGACACGGTGTGGCTCGCGTGA
- a CDS encoding ABC transporter permease, producing MSGLRSFVARRLLLGGVQTVAVVLLVFALTEALPGDAAVALAGDQPDPARVAAIREAMELDRPAWERLADWAAGLLHGDLGTSLVSGRPVRQYLADGFGPTLLLASLTVALLVPVGFGLGVLAARHAGRPVDRLISSVTLAVYAVPEFALGVLLVTVFALRLGWLPPTALGYGTDLLAHPAALVLPVLVLLSRPVCSLARLVRAGMIDALASPYVAHARRYGVSGLRIRYTHALPNALAPAAQQLARTVDWLLCGVVVVEALYVIPGLGTVLLGAVAERDVPVVQGLAVVFGVLTVVLNLGADLVAHRLTPRAGVAA from the coding sequence GTGAGCGGACTGCGTTCCTTCGTCGCCCGGCGACTGCTCCTCGGCGGCGTGCAGACCGTGGCCGTGGTGCTGCTGGTCTTCGCGCTCACCGAGGCGCTGCCGGGCGACGCCGCGGTCGCCCTCGCCGGGGACCAGCCCGACCCGGCCCGCGTCGCGGCCATCCGGGAGGCGATGGAACTGGACCGGCCGGCCTGGGAACGGCTGGCCGACTGGGCGGCGGGGCTGCTCCACGGCGACCTCGGCACCTCGCTGGTCTCCGGCCGTCCGGTGCGCCAGTACCTCGCCGACGGCTTCGGCCCGACCCTGCTGCTGGCCTCCCTGACCGTGGCGCTGCTGGTGCCGGTGGGGTTCGGGCTCGGGGTGCTGGCCGCCCGGCACGCGGGCCGGCCGGTGGACCGGCTGATCAGCTCGGTGACACTGGCCGTGTACGCGGTCCCCGAGTTCGCCCTCGGGGTGCTGCTGGTGACGGTGTTCGCGCTGCGGCTCGGCTGGCTGCCGCCGACCGCCCTCGGCTACGGCACCGATCTGCTCGCCCATCCGGCGGCGCTGGTCCTGCCCGTACTGGTCCTGCTGTCGCGGCCGGTGTGCTCGTTGGCACGGCTGGTCCGGGCGGGCATGATCGACGCGCTCGCCTCCCCGTATGTGGCGCACGCCCGCCGTTACGGCGTGTCGGGCCTCCGCATCCGGTACACGCACGCCCTGCCGAACGCCTTGGCGCCCGCCGCGCAGCAGTTGGCGCGCACCGTCGACTGGTTGCTGTGCGGTGTCGTCGTGGTGGAGGCCCTGTATGTGATCCCCGGGCTCGGCACCGTACTGCTGGGCGCGGTCGCCGAACGCGATGTGCCCGTGGTGCAGGGGCTGGCCGTGGTGTTCGGCGTGCTGACCGTCGTCCTGAATCTGGGCGCCGACCTGGTCGCCCACCGGCTCACGCCACGGGCGGGGGTGGCCGCGTGA
- a CDS encoding ABC transporter permease, translating into MRAGRFTLGLTVVAVPLVLALLGPVFAGDPGPRAASFTLGEGHWLGTDFVGRDVWRQVLHGGRPVLLTALAATALTYLVALPVGLFCALTRHRWLEELLMRPLDVLLAVPSLLLILLAATVFAPGAVGLTLLVALANVPDAARLVRATAAEAAARPAVEALRMQGETWWRTAVGYVGRAMLRPLAADAGTRLTGVLYLVATAAFLGVGVAPDAADWAVMVDRNRTGLFVQPWAVVVPAMLIVTLTTGTNLLFDAALDKGGQRTGKEGRP; encoded by the coding sequence ATGCGTGCGGGCCGCTTCACGCTCGGTCTCACCGTGGTCGCCGTACCGCTCGTCCTCGCGCTGCTCGGCCCGGTGTTCGCGGGTGATCCGGGTCCGCGGGCCGCGTCCTTCACGCTGGGTGAAGGCCACTGGCTCGGCACCGACTTCGTGGGCCGGGACGTCTGGCGGCAGGTGCTGCACGGTGGGCGCCCGGTACTGCTGACCGCGCTCGCCGCGACCGCCCTGACCTATCTGGTCGCCCTCCCGGTCGGTCTGTTCTGCGCGCTCACCCGGCACCGCTGGCTGGAGGAGCTGCTGATGCGCCCCCTGGACGTACTGCTCGCGGTGCCGTCGCTGCTGCTGATCCTGCTGGCGGCCACCGTGTTCGCGCCGGGCGCGGTGGGTCTGACCCTGTTGGTCGCGCTGGCCAACGTGCCCGACGCGGCCCGGCTGGTGCGCGCCACCGCCGCGGAGGCCGCCGCCCGGCCCGCGGTCGAGGCGCTGCGGATGCAGGGCGAGACGTGGTGGCGGACGGCTGTCGGCTATGTCGGCCGCGCCATGCTGCGCCCCCTGGCCGCCGACGCAGGCACCCGGCTCACCGGTGTGCTCTATCTGGTCGCCACGGCCGCGTTCCTCGGAGTCGGCGTGGCGCCCGACGCCGCCGACTGGGCGGTCATGGTGGACCGGAACCGGACGGGACTGTTCGTGCAGCCATGGGCCGTCGTCGTCCCCGCCATGCTGATCGTCACGCTGACGACGGGGACGAACCTCCTCTTCGACGCCGCGCTGGACAAGGGCGGTCAGCGGACAGGGAAGGAAGGACGTCCGTGA
- a CDS encoding ABC transporter ATP-binding protein, whose protein sequence is MNDETTGADPVAAEIRDLRVVVEGRAIVDGVSLRLRPGRVTALIGASGSGKTTTGLALLGEYPEGARVMGEVRLAHGSPVGYVPQHPAAALNPARRVSALLTDVARTRVRHLPIRRRRAAARDRVLSALAEAQLPDAETLLRRHPHQLSGGQQQRVVLAQALLLGARVVVADEPTTGQDALTKSRIVERFRDVAARGIAVLLLSHDLDVVQSLADEVVVLRAGRVVESGPAEQVRTSPRHPWTRELLHGRGESTDAGHAPPGARASLSGDGGKAPVLRVSGLTARHRDGARGAAVVLRVPELTLHAGQSLAVAGRSGSGKTTLARCIAGLHRDHDGEILLGADPLPRSLRDRSRAQLAAVQYVFQDPRAAFDEYRPVVRQVARTAVRLRGADEDSAMREALATLADLGLPEEAAHRRPGGLSGGELQRAALARALLARPRVLVCDEITSGLDTVTRRGILDVLTGLVEDRGDLSLVLITHDLSTAALAHRVAVLDGGEVVEEGATRTVLATPAHPFTIALTGAAAGRRRATPVPRL, encoded by the coding sequence GTGAACGACGAGACCACGGGGGCGGATCCCGTCGCCGCCGAGATCCGCGATCTGCGCGTCGTGGTGGAGGGCCGGGCGATCGTCGACGGGGTGAGCCTGCGGCTCCGGCCGGGCCGCGTCACTGCGTTGATCGGCGCCTCGGGCAGCGGCAAGACCACGACCGGCCTCGCCCTGCTCGGCGAGTACCCGGAGGGCGCGCGGGTCATGGGTGAGGTACGGCTGGCGCACGGCAGCCCGGTCGGTTACGTCCCCCAGCATCCCGCGGCGGCCCTCAACCCCGCCCGTCGCGTCTCCGCGCTGCTGACCGACGTCGCCCGGACGCGGGTACGGCACCTTCCGATCCGCCGGCGCCGGGCGGCGGCCCGCGACCGCGTCCTGAGCGCTCTGGCCGAGGCACAACTCCCCGACGCCGAGACCCTGTTGCGACGCCACCCCCACCAGCTCTCCGGTGGCCAGCAGCAACGCGTCGTCCTCGCACAGGCATTGCTGCTCGGGGCGCGGGTCGTCGTGGCCGACGAGCCCACCACGGGCCAGGACGCCCTGACCAAGAGCCGTATCGTCGAACGGTTCCGGGACGTCGCGGCCCGCGGCATCGCGGTGCTGCTGCTCAGCCACGACCTGGACGTGGTGCAGTCCCTCGCCGACGAGGTGGTGGTGCTGCGGGCCGGCCGAGTCGTCGAATCGGGCCCGGCCGAGCAGGTCAGGACCTCGCCGCGGCACCCATGGACCCGTGAACTGCTGCATGGACGTGGGGAGTCGACGGACGCCGGGCATGCGCCACCGGGGGCGCGTGCGTCGCTGTCCGGTGACGGCGGCAAGGCACCCGTGCTCCGGGTAAGCGGTCTGACAGCCCGGCACCGCGACGGCGCACGCGGCGCCGCTGTGGTGTTGCGCGTCCCCGAACTCACCCTGCACGCAGGGCAGTCGCTCGCCGTGGCCGGCCGGTCCGGCAGCGGCAAGACGACCCTGGCCCGCTGCATCGCCGGCCTCCACCGGGACCACGACGGTGAGATCCTCCTCGGTGCCGATCCGCTGCCGCGCAGTCTGCGGGACCGGAGCCGCGCGCAGTTGGCAGCGGTGCAGTACGTCTTCCAGGACCCGCGCGCCGCCTTCGACGAGTACCGCCCCGTCGTACGGCAGGTCGCCCGGACCGCCGTACGCCTGCGGGGCGCCGACGAGGACTCGGCGATGCGGGAGGCCCTGGCCACCCTGGCGGACCTGGGTCTTCCGGAGGAGGCGGCCCACCGGCGTCCGGGCGGGCTGTCCGGCGGCGAGTTGCAGCGTGCCGCTCTGGCCCGCGCCCTCCTCGCCCGTCCCCGGGTCCTCGTCTGTGACGAGATCACGTCAGGCCTGGACACGGTCACCCGTCGGGGCATCCTCGACGTCCTCACCGGGCTGGTCGAGGACCGCGGCGACCTGTCGCTGGTCCTGATCACCCACGACCTGAGCACAGCGGCGCTGGCCCACCGGGTCGCCGTCCTGGACGGCGGGGAGGTCGTCGAAGAGGGTGCGACGCGGACGGTACTGGCGACCCCGGCCCATCCGTTCACCATCGCCCTCACGGGGGCGGCTGCCGGGCGTCGCCGCGCCACCCCCGTCCCCCGCCTCTGA
- a CDS encoding winged helix-turn-helix transcriptional regulator gives MDTDQHLDQELRVDAPHRELLDQVLDKWSLSVLNELCERPCRFNELRRAIPQVTQKSLTATLRRLERNGVVEREVVSTRPVAVAYRITPLGKTLRHPVDVLLAWAAQSMPAIERARAAFDGREEARL, from the coding sequence TTGGATACCGACCAGCACCTCGACCAGGAACTCCGCGTCGACGCCCCGCACCGCGAACTGCTGGACCAGGTCCTCGACAAGTGGTCCCTCAGTGTCCTCAACGAACTGTGCGAACGCCCGTGTCGCTTCAACGAACTGCGCCGGGCCATCCCTCAGGTCACGCAGAAGTCCCTGACCGCGACACTCCGGCGCCTGGAGCGCAACGGCGTGGTGGAGCGCGAGGTCGTCTCCACGCGCCCCGTCGCGGTCGCGTACCGGATCACGCCCCTCGGCAAGACACTTCGGCACCCCGTGGACGTACTGCTGGCCTGGGCCGCGCAGAGCATGCCGGCCATCGAGCGCGCACGCGCGGCCTTCGACGGGCGAGAAGAAGCGCGCCTCTGA
- a CDS encoding RidA family protein, producing MTVQYVTPEGMLQPVPYHHVAVGTGTKHVHVSGQIARLADGTAVAPGDLAGQVAQALRNTSVGLAGAGASFADVVRLTSYVTRWSPEKIGDFMAGVEAVADEIGLALPLPPASLIGVESLFEPDVLVEVEATALLD from the coding sequence ATGACTGTTCAGTACGTCACCCCCGAGGGCATGCTGCAGCCCGTTCCGTACCACCACGTCGCCGTGGGCACCGGCACGAAGCACGTCCACGTCAGCGGGCAGATCGCGCGCCTGGCCGACGGAACCGCCGTCGCGCCGGGCGATCTGGCCGGGCAGGTCGCGCAGGCGCTGCGGAACACTTCCGTCGGGCTGGCGGGTGCGGGCGCGTCCTTCGCGGACGTGGTGCGCCTGACGTCCTACGTGACCCGGTGGAGTCCGGAGAAGATCGGCGACTTCATGGCCGGCGTGGAGGCTGTGGCCGACGAGATCGGGCTCGCGCTTCCCCTGCCGCCCGCCTCACTCATCGGCGTGGAGTCTCTTTTCGAGCCGGACGTCCTTGTCGAGGTGGAAGCGACGGCGCTCCTGGACTGA
- a CDS encoding DUF2795 domain-containing protein, whose translation MGAARGTGGGSQEVVAALRAIPPDEYANKDEVARPVRMDPASDLDLSPAQHAEQARKGGRPGSPGICGTHPCRRSRRNSTADTNGSTDQGPSAGGPGTDVRRG comes from the coding sequence GTGGGGGCGGCCCGCGGGACGGGCGGCGGATCGCAGGAGGTGGTCGCGGCGCTGCGCGCCATACCGCCGGACGAGTACGCGAACAAGGACGAGGTGGCGCGGCCGGTACGGATGGACCCCGCCTCCGACCTCGACCTGAGTCCCGCACAGCATGCGGAACAGGCACGCAAGGGCGGCCGGCCGGGCAGTCCCGGCATCTGCGGGACGCACCCGTGCCGCCGATCCAGGAGGAACTCGACAGCTGACACGAACGGGAGTACCGATCAAGGACCCAGCGCCGGCGGGCCCGGAACGGACGTTCGTCGAGGGTGA
- a CDS encoding PhzF family phenazine biosynthesis protein — protein sequence MPRTRPFVQVDVFATTPYSGNPVAVVLDGTDLSDEQMQRLARWTNLSETTFILPPTVPEADYRLRIFTPGGELPFAGHPTLGSARAWLNGGGTPRHAGHLVQECAAGLVTVRCSEDTLSFAAPPRVRVGELDDAYLKRIVEAFGITPERVVAHQWVDNGPGWAVLQLATAEEVLALEPDLTLIPDAMVGAIGAWPEGSEYTFELRTFAPGIGVPEDPACGSMNAAVGQWLTSTGAAPAAYRVSQGAKVARAARIEVTADADGTVWVSGATVVRIRGTVTL from the coding sequence ATGCCGCGTACCCGTCCCTTCGTGCAGGTCGACGTGTTCGCCACGACCCCCTACTCCGGCAATCCGGTCGCGGTGGTCCTGGACGGGACAGACCTGAGCGATGAGCAGATGCAGCGACTGGCGCGCTGGACCAATCTGTCCGAGACCACGTTCATCCTTCCCCCCACCGTCCCGGAGGCGGACTACCGGCTGAGGATCTTCACACCGGGAGGCGAGCTGCCGTTCGCCGGGCACCCCACCCTCGGCTCCGCGCGCGCCTGGCTGAACGGCGGGGGTACACCGAGGCACGCCGGGCACCTCGTACAGGAGTGCGCCGCCGGTCTCGTCACCGTGCGTTGCAGCGAGGACACGCTGTCCTTCGCCGCCCCGCCGCGGGTGCGTGTCGGCGAGCTCGACGACGCATATCTGAAGCGGATCGTGGAGGCGTTCGGGATCACGCCGGAGCGGGTCGTGGCTCATCAGTGGGTCGACAACGGGCCCGGCTGGGCCGTGCTCCAGCTGGCCACCGCCGAGGAGGTCCTCGCCCTCGAACCCGACCTGACCCTGATCCCGGACGCCATGGTCGGCGCGATCGGCGCCTGGCCCGAGGGCTCCGAGTACACCTTCGAGCTGCGTACGTTCGCCCCGGGCATCGGTGTGCCCGAGGACCCCGCGTGCGGCAGCATGAACGCCGCCGTCGGACAGTGGCTCACCTCCACCGGCGCCGCTCCCGCTGCCTACCGCGTCTCCCAGGGAGCGAAGGTGGCGCGGGCCGCGAGGATCGAGGTCACCGCCGATGCGGACGGCACGGTCTGGGTGAGTGGAGCCACCGTCGTCCGCATCCGCGGCACGGTCACCCTCTGA